TATCGGCAGTACAGCTATCCTCATACTTATGCTAAACCTATTATTGACTTGTTAGTTGAGGTGAAAAACATCACAAAAGTAGATGACCAAAGCGCAGCAATGCAGGCATTAGGATACGCAGCAATGGGTGAATATGGAATACCTGGAAGGCGTTATTTTCGCAAGGATGATGAAGCAAGTATTAGAACACATCAGGTTCATATATTCCAGATTCACTCTCCAGAAATAAAGCGACACCTAGCATTCCGCGATTATTTGATTGCCCATCCCGAAGCAGCACTAAAATATAGTAAACTAAAGCGAGAATTAGCTAACAAATATCCCAACGATATAGATAGCTATATGGATGGAAAAAATGCTTTTATCAAGGAAATAGATAGAAAGGCAGCACTCTAAGATAGTTAATATTTACATATCAAATTACCATTCCACCAAAATAGAAGTGCTAGTACAGGGAGAGAAAACTAACATTCCCAACCCCATTTATAAAGTAGTTTTAAGCAATAACGAAAACATGATTATAATTTTAGGTCACAATTAAAAGCGATCGCACCCACCCCTATAAAATGCGATCGCTCTTTAAACTAAACCTTCGTTTATAGTAGCCTTGACACTTGTGCGTGCATCAAAGCAATGTCAGGATCACGTTGCATGGCAGCGTAATATCGCTTTCCAAAAGTAGTTCCATCTTCTGATGGCTGCATCAAACTTTGGGCTTGCTCTAAAAGTCCACTCGCGTTGTCTAACTCTACAGGCTCTTTGGAACTAAGTAATTCATCAATCTCTACAATAAATTGGGAGATAGGGCGCAACCAACTAAACCAATCATGGTTGAGTACTAACTGAAAATACTCACCTTTTGATTTGATTTGTCCGTGAAACTGTTCATAAGCAACCCGTTCAGATTCTAGCAATGCTTTGTGGAGACGTAACAAAATATTACGCACATCGCGTAGGCGTTGAAGTGTAACCTCTAAAGAATCGGATGAAGACATTGGATAAGAATTGCAGTAAATACTTTTTCCATGTTGGCACATCAATTCCGGTCAAGGGACGATATGATTCGCTGTAGTGGTGGGAAAATTAGGTTACAAAAGAAGTGCGATCGCACCGTAGCAATTATGTATTTTATACGTCTAATTACAACGGATGGCGTTTAAAAAAATTCCAAATTTCTTGACTAGCATTAATTAATTGCGAACTACCGCCCCCACCTCTGGGGAAAATGTGTCCCGCACCTTTTAAAGTAACAAGTTCTACCTCTGCACCACCCCGACAATTAGGATAACGAGAAATATCCACACGCTTATTTAAACTTTTTTTAACTTCCTTCCCAGCGCAACCATTATGTTGCCGCCAAAACTTAATACTATCTGGAACAGACAAAATCGCATATCCAAATGTTTTAGTACCTGCCCAAGGCACTTTATCATCATTTGTTCCATTAATCATTAACATAGAAATTGGACGTTTAGAATTACAAAATTCTTTCACCTCACCAGGCATATTAGCAACTACTGAGCCAAAAGCAGCGATTTGGCTATGCGATTCGCAAGCTAATCTTTGCACTAAAAAACCACCATTAGACACCCCAGTAGCATAGATTCTGCGTTTATCAATACTTCTTATTTGCTTGAGGTGGTTGATGAGAGTAGAGACAAAAGAGACATCATTCACCCCCCACATGGGATTACTTGCTACGTCCCAACGTCGATCAATTCCATTTGGGTAAGCAATAATAAATCCTTGACGTTCTGCTAGTTCATTAAACCCTGTATTTAATGCTAAATCTTTTCCTTGAGAGCCAGAACCATGAAATGCTAGAACTAACGGCATAGGGCGCTTAGGATTGTAAGACTTGGGAGTATATAGGTAATAACCCCTTTGCCGTCCTTGATGCTGTAGTTTTCCAGTTGACGCACCTATCCGTACTTGCTGTTGTTTGGTTGTGCCAGATATCTTAGGTTGCAATTTAGCACTAACTAACGCTGAACTAGCATCGCAGCTAGTTGTGATACTAATTAATAGCAACGTAAAGGTTAGTTGTGCAGCAGGTTTTAAAAATAACAGGTTCATTATGCTGACTAGCTTGATGAGAGATTAAAATTATAAGTCTCACCGTGTCGCAAATATCTGACTTTTTCCTCTAGTCCTGCTGCTTTCACTGCTGCCATAAAGTCCTCAAGCGGGGACTTGAATACGGTGTAATCGTTATAGTGAATGGGTATGCTTAAATGTGGTGAAATAATCTGAATTGCTTGCACCCCTTGTTTGGCATCCATAGTTAACAAAACTCCGAAGGCTTTTGTTCCTCCCAAGTGCAGCAAAGCGAGGTCAATATCTGGATAGCGTTGAGGTATTTCCTTTAAATCTTCATAAACTAAAGTGTCGCCACTAATATAAACGCGAAATACTGGCTGTTGATTTTTGAAGTTAAACTCCAACATACTGCCCATCACTTGTGGTAAGGCAGCAGCTAAAACTCCAGGGCCATGTCTTCCAGGCATTGCTGTAATGCGTACCGCAGCATCTCCTTTATGAACAGTGAATGTTTCCCAAGTATTTAGGGGTTTTGTTGAGGTAAATGCCTTGTTTTTGAGTTTATCAACTGCGTGCTGGGTACTAATAATTGGTAAGTTTTTTTTCAGCTTAGATTCTGCTACACGGTCAAAATGATCTTCGTGCATATGGGATAATACCAGCAGATCTACAGGCGGTAAATCTTCAATTTCTATTGCTGGATTAGTCGTGCGAGTTGAACGTAATCCATATCCTAAATGTACATGATCGCCCTTGTGGAGAAAGTTGGGATCTGTGAGAATTGTGAATCCCGCGTAGCGGAGTATAACAGTTGCAGTACCGATGAAGAAAACTGAGCCATTGTGCAAGTCGGATTGTTCACTATTACTATCTGGGGGTAGCACAAGTTCTGTGGCTGTATCCATGTTGCACCTCTTTTTAGCAGTTAGTGAGCCAACAAATTTCAGCTTAGACTTATCGCTGTTATCCTAACCCTATCTGTAGGCTGATAGCATTTTTATAAATGCTCGATTAGATATTTTGCAAAGTGTAGCGACGTACTATGGTGCGTCTCTACATCAAATATTTGTAGCTAAATGTGGCTATAAAAATAAGCCCGCACAAGCAGGCTATTATCAAAATTTGATTGTTTGGAAGTTGGCGAATTTTTCTGGAAATTGCTAATTATTCCATAGCTTCTTTGCCTTTTCCAGAGGGGCGTGGTTCATTAACCTGTACATCTTCACCTTGTACCTGTTTGATAAATTTTTTAGTGCTTGTAGGTAAAGGTTCATCCAAATTCAACTTTTCTTTGACTGTCTCGGCTGCATTTTGAAGAGGGTTGCTGCCGCCTGTTTGTTTATCTTGTTGAGGTACTTGGTAAGAACTTGCTTCAGGTGTGGTGGTTGCAGCAAAAGCTTGTGGCGTAGTAAATTGCCCGAAAGCAGCACTAACAAACAATATAAGCCCTAGAAAACAAGCAGTAATAGCTTGACGAAGTTGCATTGTTTGCAACCAGCCGAAAACTCGGTTCATATAAAATCCTTTATTAGTTACCTCATCAGTATTCAACTTTTATTCAAGCTATACATCAGTCACGTGATATAGAGTTTTTACCTTGTTTTATACTTTTTTTCTCTGCCAGTAGATAGACTGCGATCGCGAATTCGGACTACAGAGCAAATATTATCTAAATAAATTGGCACTTGTTGTGCTTAGGGCAAGCTTAACGGAAACGCGATCGCACTCTCAATGATTACTTAAAACATCTCTTAAATTTATTCATCTCTTTTGACATTGCAGTGGGTAACGATTACCTCGCCATGTTGTCCACCCCTTAGCTAATCTAGTATTACTGTTGTATTTGAGATACCAGTTATCCTGCTCGTTGCCTAAATAGCGGATACCTAATTCCGAAGCATTTGAATACCTTTTAGCCAACCTTACCCAAGGGCTACGGTTATCACTAAAACGCCCAACAACACGTACACCAGAAGAACTGCTACAAACACCACCGCTACAAGTTGTTTGAGGATCGTCTACTACATACCACTGCATCTGTGCAGGTCTACCATCAATATTGCAATTCCATAAACCAAAATACCATTGGCTGACTGCTTGAGAGGCGCTGGCATGACTGGCACCCACAAAGAAACTCACAGGAACTATTGCCAATCCTAATAGCCACTTGTTTAAGTTTTTCATAAAAGCCTCATGTAAAATTTACTGCTGTTAAATTGCTCTACATTTTTATAGAGTTGACTAACAATTTTTATGCAATCTTTGGTCAGGGAGGAGCGCAAAACATTACGCGGGCAAGATGCCCGTACTACATTTGTGGTGGCATAAATGTATTGTGACCAT
This genomic interval from Oculatellaceae cyanobacterium contains the following:
- a CDS encoding DUF6006 family protein; translated protein: MKNLNKWLLGLAIVPVSFFVGASHASASQAVSQWYFGLWNCNIDGRPAQMQWYVVDDPQTTCSGGVCSSSSGVRVVGRFSDNRSPWVRLAKRYSNASELGIRYLGNEQDNWYLKYNSNTRLAKGWTTWRGNRYPLQCQKR
- a CDS encoding PHB depolymerase family esterase, whose translation is MNLLFLKPAAQLTFTLLLISITTSCDASSALVSAKLQPKISGTTKQQQVRIGASTGKLQHQGRQRGYYLYTPKSYNPKRPMPLVLAFHGSGSQGKDLALNTGFNELAERQGFIIAYPNGIDRRWDVASNPMWGVNDVSFVSTLINHLKQIRSIDKRRIYATGVSNGGFLVQRLACESHSQIAAFGSVVANMPGEVKEFCNSKRPISMLMINGTNDDKVPWAGTKTFGYAILSVPDSIKFWRQHNGCAGKEVKKSLNKRVDISRYPNCRGGAEVELVTLKGAGHIFPRGGGGSSQLINASQEIWNFFKRHPL
- a CDS encoding MBL fold metallo-hydrolase, coding for MDTATELVLPPDSNSEQSDLHNGSVFFIGTATVILRYAGFTILTDPNFLHKGDHVHLGYGLRSTRTTNPAIEIEDLPPVDLLVLSHMHEDHFDRVAESKLKKNLPIISTQHAVDKLKNKAFTSTKPLNTWETFTVHKGDAAVRITAMPGRHGPGVLAAALPQVMGSMLEFNFKNQQPVFRVYISGDTLVYEDLKEIPQRYPDIDLALLHLGGTKAFGVLLTMDAKQGVQAIQIISPHLSIPIHYNDYTVFKSPLEDFMAAVKAAGLEEKVRYLRHGETYNFNLSSS